From Eubalaena glacialis isolate mEubGla1 chromosome 5, mEubGla1.1.hap2.+ XY, whole genome shotgun sequence, one genomic window encodes:
- the COMMD8 gene encoding COMM domain-containing protein 8 isoform X2 gives MEPEEGVPLWRLQKLPAELGLQLLHKIIDGICGRTYPLYQDYHSVWDSTEWMHVLEDITNFFKAVVGKNLSDEEISQQLDQLNSSHQEAIMKCLKSRKDEIRQALLEEIVDISSSQLQNFDWQLKLALSSDKIATLQMPLLNLHLDVKENGEVKPYSVEMSKEELQNLINSLEAANKVVLQLK, from the exons ATGGAGCCGGAAGAGGGGGTTCCCTTGTGGCGGCTGCAGAAGCTTCCTGCCGAGCTGGGCCTGCAG cttCTTCACAAAATAATTGATGGCATTTGTGGCCGAACTTATCCTCTCTACCAGGATTATCACAGTGTTTGGGATTCAACAGAATGGATGCATGTTCTAGAAGACATTACCAACTTTTTCAAAGCTGTAGTTGGTAAAAATTTATCTGATGAAGAG ataTCTCAGCAGTTGGATCAGTTGAATTCATCTCATCAAGAAGCTATCATGAAATGCTTAAAAAGTAGGAAAGATGAAATCAGGCAGGCTCTGTTGGAAGAAATAGTTGATATTTCCTCTTCACAGCTACAGAATTTTGATTGGCAGTTAAAG CTTGCACTTTCTAGTGACAAGATTGCTACACTACAAATGCCACTTTTAAACCTTCATCTAGATGTAAAAGAAAATGGTGAAGTCAAGCCGTATTCTGTTGAAATGAGTAAAGAAGAGCTGCAGAATCTAATAAATTCCTTGGAAGCAGCTAATAAg GTGGTCCTGCAGTTGAAATAA
- the COMMD8 gene encoding COMM domain-containing protein 8 isoform X1, whose protein sequence is MEPEEGVPLWRLQKLPAELGLQLLHKIIDGICGRTYPLYQDYHSVWDSTEWMHVLEDITNFFKAVVGKNLSDEEISQQLDQLNSSHQEAIMKCLKSRKDEIRQALLEEIVDISSSQLQNFDWQLKLALSSDKIATLQMPLLNLHLDVKENGEVKPYSVEMSKEELQNLINSLEAANKLGDCLVITCGACARMFINILLSSLRSFGQEKKKNQLN, encoded by the exons ATGGAGCCGGAAGAGGGGGTTCCCTTGTGGCGGCTGCAGAAGCTTCCTGCCGAGCTGGGCCTGCAG cttCTTCACAAAATAATTGATGGCATTTGTGGCCGAACTTATCCTCTCTACCAGGATTATCACAGTGTTTGGGATTCAACAGAATGGATGCATGTTCTAGAAGACATTACCAACTTTTTCAAAGCTGTAGTTGGTAAAAATTTATCTGATGAAGAG ataTCTCAGCAGTTGGATCAGTTGAATTCATCTCATCAAGAAGCTATCATGAAATGCTTAAAAAGTAGGAAAGATGAAATCAGGCAGGCTCTGTTGGAAGAAATAGTTGATATTTCCTCTTCACAGCTACAGAATTTTGATTGGCAGTTAAAG CTTGCACTTTCTAGTGACAAGATTGCTACACTACAAATGCCACTTTTAAACCTTCATCTAGATGTAAAAGAAAATGGTGAAGTCAAGCCGTATTCTGTTGAAATGAGTAAAGAAGAGCTGCAGAATCTAATAAATTCCTTGGAAGCAGCTAATAAg CTTGGTGATTGCTTGGTGATTACATGTGGAGCTTGTGCCAGAATGTTCATCAATATACTGCTTTCTTCACTGAGAAGTtttggccaggaaaaaaaaaaaaatcagctgaacTAA